The following proteins are co-located in the Pseudomonas antarctica genome:
- a CDS encoding LysR substrate-binding domain-containing protein: MRLRHIEVIQAILQTGHLGTAAEWLQLPVGDVEATLKDAELQLGFMLFASVRGRLQATRETLELQAQIAHLYEALEPVQRLASRLKHHHAPTLRALCTQPLANQLLPQSIAVLRRRFQDTPCNLSSQPTREIVRSLLLHEADVGLSLQDPQHPQIHSTVLAQGKLQLLAPHGWLKPKQKYIALQDLAGQSLIGLEGHDPLSRQLDAKLQALRPLPVVQTRVQTYQMMRSMVEAGEGLAIVDPFTAFGAPEAGLDACPVSPPIMVNLYALTLKEGVTSPALNALLEIVTQKAESLLAS, encoded by the coding sequence ATGCGTTTACGTCATATCGAAGTGATTCAGGCCATCTTGCAGACCGGACACCTCGGCACGGCCGCCGAATGGTTGCAACTCCCCGTGGGCGATGTGGAGGCAACGCTCAAGGATGCCGAACTCCAATTGGGTTTCATGCTGTTTGCCAGTGTGCGCGGGCGTTTGCAAGCGACGCGAGAGACCTTGGAGCTGCAGGCACAAATCGCCCATCTCTATGAAGCACTGGAACCGGTACAACGCCTGGCCAGCCGCTTGAAACACCATCACGCGCCGACCCTGCGTGCCCTGTGCACCCAGCCCCTGGCCAATCAACTGTTACCGCAAAGCATCGCCGTACTGCGCCGGCGCTTCCAGGACACGCCGTGCAACCTGTCGAGCCAGCCAACCCGGGAGATTGTCAGGAGCCTGCTGCTGCACGAAGCCGATGTGGGCCTGAGCCTGCAGGACCCGCAACACCCGCAAATCCACAGCACCGTACTGGCCCAAGGCAAGCTGCAATTGCTCGCGCCCCATGGCTGGCTGAAACCCAAGCAAAAGTACATTGCGCTGCAGGACCTGGCCGGGCAGTCGTTGATCGGGCTTGAAGGGCATGACCCGCTCAGCCGTCAGTTGGACGCCAAACTGCAAGCCCTGCGCCCGCTGCCAGTGGTGCAAACGCGTGTGCAGACCTACCAGATGATGCGCAGCATGGTGGAAGCCGGCGAAGGCCTGGCGATTGTCGATCCGTTCACCGCCTTTGGCGCTCCAGAGGCTGGGCTGGATGCGTGCCCGGTGTCGCCGCCGATCATGGTTAATCTGTACGCGCTGACCCTCAAAGAGGGCGTGACGTCACCCGCGCTGAATGCGTTGCTGGAAATTGTCACGCAAAAGGCAGAAAGCCTGTTGGCAAGCTAA
- a CDS encoding GNAT family N-acetyltransferase — translation MQAVMNPKYPGLSVRVADEGFDAYVWGNDFSFEVSGYGVPEMGRRVDQWAVERILPYRKCYGIDPEEFASFRDAPDSAIFMAYLDDRAVGHVVVSTNWNGFAHVDELAVALPARRHGVAKALLDVAQFWARKKNLPGMMLETQNNNLGACRLYERCGYVMGGIDQLRYRGIDPQTREVAIFWYRLFKTELEQA, via the coding sequence ATGCAAGCTGTAATGAACCCGAAGTATCCAGGGCTCAGTGTTCGGGTCGCCGACGAAGGTTTTGATGCCTACGTGTGGGGCAATGATTTCAGCTTTGAGGTCAGCGGCTATGGTGTGCCGGAAATGGGCAGGCGTGTCGACCAATGGGCCGTGGAGCGCATCCTGCCGTACCGCAAGTGTTATGGCATCGACCCGGAAGAGTTCGCCAGTTTTCGCGACGCACCCGACAGCGCGATTTTTATGGCTTACCTGGATGACCGTGCGGTAGGGCATGTCGTGGTCAGCACCAACTGGAACGGTTTTGCCCACGTTGACGAACTGGCGGTGGCCTTGCCTGCGCGGCGGCATGGGGTGGCCAAGGCGCTGCTGGACGTGGCGCAGTTCTGGGCGCGCAAGAAAAACCTGCCGGGCATGATGCTCGAAACCCAGAACAACAACCTCGGCGCCTGCCGCCTGTATGAGCGTTGCGGGTATGTGATGGGCGGGATTGATCAACTGCGTTATCGCGGGATTGATCCGCAAACCCGCGAAGTGGCGATTTTCTGGTACCGGTTGTTCAAGACGGAACTCGAACAGGCTTAG
- the gspG gene encoding type II secretion system major pseudopilin GspG, which translates to MPGRTTIGKIPGQRGFTRWAVLVVLIIIGLLAFAVGPRLLGEVTITEIATAKAQVAELGKALEQFHQDIGRYPTDEEGLEALTTAPDGEAKWKGPYVSEDLLADPWGIAYQYHYPPTQSKTPFDLFSFGKDRTLGGVGENKDITYGDN; encoded by the coding sequence ATGCCAGGACGTACCACAATCGGAAAGATCCCCGGCCAGCGTGGCTTTACGCGTTGGGCGGTGCTGGTGGTGTTGATCATCATTGGCTTGCTGGCCTTTGCGGTGGGGCCACGTTTACTCGGTGAGGTAACCATAACGGAAATTGCCACGGCGAAAGCCCAGGTGGCCGAACTGGGGAAGGCGCTCGAGCAGTTCCATCAAGACATTGGCCGTTACCCCACTGATGAAGAAGGCCTGGAGGCACTGACCACAGCACCCGACGGCGAGGCGAAATGGAAGGGGCCTTATGTGAGCGAAGACCTGCTGGCCGACCCTTGGGGCATTGCCTATCAGTACCACTATCCGCCCACTCAATCCAAAACGCCGTTCGACCTGTTCTCGTTTGGCAAGGACCGCACGCTGGGCGGTGTCGGGGAGAACAAGGATATTACCTACGGCGACAACTGA